The following proteins come from a genomic window of Shewanella halifaxensis HAW-EB4:
- the rplD gene encoding 50S ribosomal protein L4 codes for MELVLKDAQSALEVSEATFGRDFNEALVHQVVVAYAANARQGTRAQKTRAEVTGSGKKPWRQKGTGRARAGTVKGPIWRGGGVTFAAKTQDHSQKVNKKMYRGALKSIFSELVRQDRLIVVESFGVDAPKTKELKAKLDAMQLQDVLIVTPEVDENLFLAARNLYKVDVRDVAGVDPVSLIAFDKVLVTAEAIKQIEEMLG; via the coding sequence ATGGAATTGGTATTGAAAGACGCACAGAGTGCTCTTGAAGTTTCCGAAGCTACCTTTGGCCGTGACTTTAATGAAGCACTGGTTCATCAGGTAGTTGTAGCTTACGCTGCAAACGCGCGTCAGGGCACTCGTGCTCAAAAGACTCGCGCAGAAGTAACTGGCTCTGGCAAGAAGCCATGGCGCCAAAAAGGTACTGGCCGCGCACGTGCTGGTACTGTTAAAGGCCCAATCTGGCGTGGCGGTGGCGTAACATTCGCTGCTAAAACACAAGATCACAGCCAAAAAGTAAACAAGAAGATGTACCGCGGAGCGCTGAAAAGCATTTTCTCTGAATTGGTACGTCAAGACCGTCTTATCGTTGTTGAATCATTTGGTGTTGATGCTCCTAAAACTAAAGAGCTGAAAGCCAAGTTAGATGCAATGCAACTTCAAGATGTGTTGATTGTTACTCCAGAAGTTGACGAGAACTTGTTCTTAGCTGCTCGTAACTTGTACAAAGTTGATGTTCGTGATGTTGCTGGTGTTGATCCAGTTAGCCTTATCGCATTC
- the rplC gene encoding 50S ribosomal protein L3 gives MAIGLIGRKVGMTRIFNEDGASVPVTVIEIAANRVTQVRTLDTDGYRALQVTTGTKKANRITKPEAGHFAKAGVEAGRGLWEMRLADGEGEGIEVGAELNVDIFADIAKVDVTGQSKGKGFQGGIKRWNFAMQDATHGNSLAHRSNGSIGQNQTPGRVFKGKKMSGHMGAERVTTQNLEVIRVDAERNLLLVKGAVPGATNGDLIIKPAVKA, from the coding sequence ATGGCTATCGGTCTTATCGGTCGTAAAGTAGGTATGACTCGCATCTTCAATGAAGATGGCGCGTCAGTACCTGTAACAGTAATTGAAATTGCTGCTAACCGTGTAACCCAAGTGAGAACTTTGGATACAGATGGTTACCGTGCACTTCAAGTGACTACTGGTACAAAAAAAGCTAATCGCATCACTAAACCAGAAGCAGGTCACTTTGCTAAGGCTGGCGTTGAAGCTGGTCGTGGTTTGTGGGAAATGCGTTTGGCAGATGGTGAAGGTGAAGGCATCGAAGTTGGTGCTGAGCTAAATGTAGATATCTTCGCTGACATAGCGAAAGTTGATGTTACTGGTCAATCAAAGGGTAAGGGCTTCCAAGGCGGTATTAAGCGTTGGAACTTCGCGATGCAAGATGCAACCCATGGTAACTCACTGGCACATAGATCTAACGGTTCTATTGGTCAAAACCAAACACCTGGTCGCGTTTTCAAAGGTAAGAAAATGTCTGGCCACATGGGTGCTGAGCGTGTTACGACACAGAATCTAGAAGTAATTCGTGTAGATGCTGAACGTAACCTGCTTTTGGTTAAGGGTGCAGTTCCAGGCGCTACTAATGGCGACCTGATCATCAAACCAGCTGTTAAAGCTTAA
- the rpsJ gene encoding 30S ribosomal protein S10 — protein MQNQRIRIRLKGFDHRLIDQSTAEIVETAKRTGAQVRGPIPLPTRKERFTILTSPHVNKDARDQYELRTHKRLVDIVEPTEKTVDALMRLDLAAGVDVQISLG, from the coding sequence ATGCAGAACCAAAGAATCCGTATCCGCTTGAAAGGATTTGATCATCGTTTGATTGATCAGTCTACTGCGGAAATCGTTGAAACTGCTAAGCGTACCGGCGCGCAGGTTCGTGGTCCAATTCCACTACCAACGCGTAAAGAACGTTTCACCATTTTGACTTCTCCACACGTTAATAAAGATGCGCGTGATCAGTACGAACTACGTACTCATAAGCGTCTTGTTGATATCGTTGAACCAACAGAGAAGACTGTAGATGCACTTATGCGTCTTGATCTTGCAGCTGGTGTTGACGTTCAAATTAGCTTGGGTTAA
- the tuf gene encoding elongation factor Tu, giving the protein MAKEKFERVKPHVNVGTIGHVDHGKTTLTAAISSVLTKTYGGTKRDFAQIDNAPEERERGITINTSHIEYDTPARHYAHVDCPGHADYVKNMITGAAQMDGAILVVASTDGPMPQTREHILLSRQVGVPFIIVFMNKCDMVDDEELLELVEMEVRELLSEYDFPGDDLPVIQGSALKALEGEPEWEAKILELAEALDTYIPEPERAIDGAFILPIEDVFSIAGRGTVVTGRVERGIVRVGDEVEIVGIKDTTKSTCTGVEMFRKLLDEGRAGENCGVLLRGIKREDVERGQVLAAPGSITPHTTFKSEIYVLSKEEGGRHTPFFKGYRPQFYFRTTDVTGTIELPEGVEMVMPGDNVAMTVTLIAPIAMDEGLRFAIREGGRTVGAGVVAEIVA; this is encoded by the coding sequence GTGGCTAAAGAAAAATTTGAACGCGTAAAACCGCATGTTAACGTTGGTACTATCGGACACGTTGACCATGGTAAAACTACTCTAACTGCAGCTATTTCTTCGGTATTAACGAAGACTTACGGTGGTACTAAGCGTGATTTCGCACAGATCGATAACGCTCCAGAAGAGCGTGAGCGCGGTATTACAATTAATACTTCTCACATCGAGTATGACACTCCAGCACGCCACTACGCACACGTAGACTGTCCAGGTCACGCGGATTATGTTAAAAACATGATCACTGGTGCTGCACAGATGGACGGCGCTATCCTAGTAGTAGCTTCTACAGATGGTCCAATGCCACAGACTCGTGAGCACATCCTGCTTTCACGTCAGGTTGGCGTACCATTCATCATCGTATTCATGAACAAGTGTGACATGGTTGATGACGAAGAGCTTCTAGAACTAGTAGAAATGGAAGTTCGTGAACTTCTATCTGAATATGACTTCCCAGGTGATGACCTACCAGTTATCCAAGGTTCTGCGCTTAAAGCCCTTGAAGGCGAGCCAGAGTGGGAAGCTAAGATCCTTGAGCTTGCAGAAGCACTAGATACTTATATTCCAGAGCCAGAGCGTGCTATCGATGGTGCATTCATTCTTCCAATCGAAGATGTTTTCTCAATCGCTGGTCGTGGTACTGTTGTTACTGGTCGTGTCGAGCGCGGTATCGTCCGTGTTGGCGACGAAGTAGAAATCGTTGGTATCAAAGATACAACTAAGTCTACTTGTACTGGTGTTGAAATGTTCCGTAAGCTTCTTGACGAAGGTCGTGCTGGCGAGAACTGTGGTGTTCTTCTACGCGGTATCAAGCGTGAAGATGTTGAGCGTGGTCAGGTTCTTGCTGCTCCTGGTTCAATCACTCCACACACAACTTTCAAGTCAGAAATCTATGTTCTGTCTAAAGAAGAAGGCGGACGTCACACTCCATTCTTCAAAGGCTACCGTCCACAGTTCTACTTCCGTACAACTGACGTAACCGGTACTATCGAATTGCCAGAAGGCGTAGAGATGGTAATGCCTGGTGACAACGTAGCTATGACAGTAACTCTTATTGCTCCAATCGCGATGGACGAAGGTTTACGCTTCGCTATCCGTGAAGGTGGCCGTACAGTTGGTGCTGGTGTTGTAGCTGAGATCGTTGCTTAA
- the fusA gene encoding elongation factor G encodes MARTTPIERYRNIGICAHVDAGKTTTTERVLFYTGLSHKIGEVHDGCATMDWMEQEQERGITITSAATTTFWRGMDAQFTEHRINIIDTPGHVDFTIEVERSLRVLDGAVVVFCGSSGVEPQSETVWRQADKYHVPRLVFINKMDRAGANFDSVVDQIRNRLGATCVPIQLNIGAEEDFKGVVDLIKMKAINWSDEDQGMTFTYEAIPEHLAEKAAEMREYLVESAAEATEELMDKYLEDGELSEEEIKSALRLRTLNNEIVLATCGSAFKNKGVQAVLDAVVDFLPSPVEVPPIKGIDDNEEETSRQADDNAPFSALAFKIATDPFVGTLTFMRVYSGVLESGAGVYNSVKQKRERIGRMVQMHANDRQEIKEVRAGDIAAAIGLKDVTTGDTLCDIDHKVILERMDFPEPVITIAVEPRTKADQDKMGIALQKLAMEDPSFRVETDEESGQTLISGMGELHLDIIVDRMRREFGVECNVGKPQVAYRETIRKTVEVEGKFIRQSGGRGQFGHVWLKLEPQEEGFGYEFVNAIVGGVVPKEYIPAVDKGIQEQMKSGVIAGYPVLDVKVTLFDGSYHDVDSNEMAFKVAGSMGFKKGALDADPALLEPCMKVEVTTPEDYMGDVVGDLNRRRGLIEGMDDGIAGVKLVHATVPLSEMFGYATDLRSASQGRASYSMEFLKYSDAPQNVTKAIIEARG; translated from the coding sequence GTGGCTCGTACAACTCCAATTGAGCGCTATCGTAATATCGGTATCTGTGCTCATGTTGACGCTGGTAAAACCACTACTACCGAACGTGTTCTATTCTACACCGGCTTATCTCATAAGATTGGTGAAGTTCATGATGGCTGTGCCACTATGGATTGGATGGAGCAGGAGCAGGAACGTGGGATTACCATCACTTCAGCCGCAACGACTACTTTCTGGCGCGGAATGGATGCGCAGTTCACTGAGCACCGCATTAACATCATCGACACTCCAGGCCACGTCGACTTCACGATTGAAGTAGAACGTTCTTTGCGAGTACTAGATGGTGCTGTGGTTGTTTTTTGTGGCTCATCAGGGGTAGAACCTCAATCTGAGACTGTTTGGCGACAGGCTGATAAGTATCATGTGCCGCGCTTAGTGTTCATCAATAAGATGGACCGCGCAGGTGCAAACTTTGATAGCGTAGTCGACCAGATCCGTAATCGCCTTGGTGCGACTTGTGTACCTATTCAACTGAATATTGGTGCAGAAGAAGATTTCAAGGGTGTCGTCGATTTGATCAAAATGAAAGCCATTAACTGGTCTGATGAAGATCAAGGTATGACTTTCACTTATGAAGCTATTCCAGAGCATTTAGCCGAGAAAGCCGCAGAAATGCGTGAGTATTTGGTTGAAAGTGCAGCGGAAGCTACAGAAGAGCTGATGGATAAGTACCTAGAAGATGGGGAACTTTCAGAAGAAGAGATCAAAAGCGCACTGCGTTTACGTACCTTAAACAATGAAATCGTATTGGCAACTTGTGGTTCTGCATTTAAGAACAAGGGTGTACAAGCGGTTTTAGATGCTGTGGTAGATTTTCTACCATCTCCAGTCGAAGTCCCCCCAATTAAGGGGATTGACGACAATGAAGAAGAGACATCGCGTCAAGCTGACGACAATGCTCCATTCTCAGCATTAGCGTTTAAGATTGCGACAGACCCATTCGTGGGCACTTTAACCTTTATGCGTGTTTACTCAGGTGTATTGGAAAGCGGTGCTGGCGTATATAACTCTGTTAAGCAAAAACGTGAGCGTATTGGTCGTATGGTGCAGATGCACGCTAATGACCGTCAAGAGATTAAAGAAGTACGCGCTGGCGACATCGCGGCTGCTATTGGTCTTAAAGACGTGACTACTGGCGATACATTATGTGACATCGATCATAAAGTAATTTTAGAGCGTATGGATTTTCCAGAGCCTGTAATTACTATCGCCGTTGAACCAAGAACCAAGGCGGACCAGGACAAGATGGGAATTGCATTGCAAAAACTTGCAATGGAAGATCCGTCATTCCGTGTTGAAACTGATGAAGAATCGGGACAAACACTGATCTCTGGTATGGGTGAGCTACACTTAGACATCATCGTCGACCGTATGCGTCGTGAGTTTGGTGTTGAGTGTAATGTAGGTAAACCACAAGTTGCATATCGCGAGACTATCCGCAAAACAGTGGAAGTCGAGGGTAAATTCATACGCCAATCTGGTGGTCGAGGTCAATTCGGTCACGTTTGGTTAAAGCTAGAACCTCAAGAAGAAGGTTTTGGTTATGAATTTGTCAACGCAATTGTTGGTGGTGTGGTTCCAAAGGAATACATTCCAGCAGTTGATAAGGGTATTCAAGAGCAGATGAAGAGCGGTGTAATAGCTGGCTACCCTGTTCTCGACGTAAAGGTTACTCTGTTTGATGGTTCATATCATGATGTGGACTCGAACGAGATGGCCTTTAAAGTCGCTGGTTCAATGGGCTTTAAAAAGGGAGCGCTTGACGCAGACCCTGCCTTACTTGAACCTTGCATGAAAGTTGAAGTGACAACACCTGAAGATTATATGGGTGATGTTGTCGGAGACTTAAACCGTCGTCGCGGCCTCATTGAAGGCATGGATGACGGCATTGCAGGTGTAAAGCTTGTACATGCAACAGTACCATTATCTGAAATGTTTGGTTATGCAACCGATTTGCGCTCTGCTAGTCAGGGTCGTGCTTCTTACTCAATGGAGTTTTTGAAGTATTCTGACGCACCGCAAAATGTTACTAAAGCAATAATAGAAGCCAGAGGCTAA
- the rpsG gene encoding 30S ribosomal protein S7: MPRRRVVGQRKILPDPKFKSELLAKFINVIMQDGKKSTAEKIIYKALDTASEKKGEDHLVILEAALDNVRPSVEVKSRRVGGSTYQVPCEVRPVRRNALAMRWLVEAARKRGEKSMALRLAGEMLDASENKGTAVKKREDVHRMAEANKAFAHYRW, encoded by the coding sequence ATGCCAAGACGTCGCGTTGTAGGACAACGTAAAATCCTACCAGATCCAAAGTTCAAAAGTGAGTTGCTGGCTAAGTTCATCAACGTCATCATGCAGGACGGCAAAAAGTCGACTGCAGAAAAAATTATCTACAAGGCACTAGATACTGCGTCTGAAAAGAAAGGCGAAGATCATTTAGTAATCCTTGAAGCAGCCCTGGACAACGTACGTCCATCAGTCGAGGTTAAATCTCGTCGTGTTGGTGGTTCTACTTACCAGGTACCATGTGAAGTTCGTCCAGTGCGTCGTAACGCACTAGCGATGCGCTGGTTGGTTGAAGCTGCACGTAAGCGTGGTGAAAAATCTATGGCTTTACGTCTAGCAGGTGAAATGTTAGACGCATCTGAAAACAAAGGTACTGCTGTTAAGAAGCGCGAAGACGTGCATCGTATGGCAGAAGCAAACAAAGCGTTTGCTCATTACCGCTGGTAA
- the rpsL gene encoding 30S ribosomal protein S12, with protein MATVNQLVRKPRAPKVDKTNVPALAACPQKRGVCTRVYTTTPKKPNSALRKVARVRLTNGFEVTSYIGGEGHNLQEHSVILIRGGRVKDLPGVRYHTVRGALDCAGVSERRQGRSKYGAKRPKS; from the coding sequence ATGGCAACTGTAAACCAGTTGGTACGTAAGCCTCGCGCACCGAAAGTCGATAAGACTAACGTTCCTGCGCTAGCTGCGTGTCCACAAAAGCGTGGTGTTTGTACTCGCGTATACACAACCACACCAAAAAAACCTAACTCTGCACTACGTAAAGTAGCTCGTGTGCGTCTAACTAACGGTTTCGAAGTAACTTCGTACATCGGCGGTGAAGGCCACAACCTGCAGGAACACAGCGTAATTCTAATCCGTGGCGGTCGTGTAAAAGACTTACCGGGTGTGCGTTACCACACTGTACGCGGCGCATTAGACTGTGCTGGTGTAAGTGAACGTCGTCAAGGTCGTTCTAAGTACGGTGCTAAGCGTCCTAAGTCTTAA
- the rpoC gene encoding DNA-directed RNA polymerase subunit beta' codes for MKDLLKFLKQQSKTEEFDGIKIGLASPDLIRSWSFGEVKKPETINYRTFKPEREGLFCARIFGPVKDYECLCGKYKRLKHRGVICEKCGVEVTQTKVRRERMGHIDLASPVAHIWFLKSLPSRIGLMLDMTLRDIERVLYFESFVVIEPGMTSLERGQMLTEENYLDALEEYGDEFDAKMGAEAVLELLRAIDLEKEIEMMREELPSINSETRRKKVTKRLKLVEAFFTSGNKPEWMILKVLPVLPPDLRPLVPLDGGRFATSDLNDLYRRVINRNNRLKRLLDLAAPDIIVRNEKRMLQESVDALLDNGRRGRAITGSNKRPLKSLADMIKGKQGRFRQNLLGKRVDYSGRSVITVGPTLRLHQCGLPKKMALELFKPFIYGKLEGRGLATTIKAAKKMVEREVPEVWDVLDDVIREHPVMLNRAPTLHRLGIQAFEPVLIEGKAIQLHPLVCAAYNADFDGDQMAVHVPLTLEAQLEARSLMMSTNNILSPANGEPVITPSQDVVLGLYYTSRERINGKGEGMAFSDVAEAEKAYRTGVAELHARVKVRITETATNEAGEKVKTRRIVDTTVGRALLSQILPKGLSYDLVNQNMGKKQISKLLNTCYRQLGLKDTVIFADQLMYTGFHFATISGASVGIDDMVIPDEKYTLVADAEAEVLEIQEQFQSGLVTAGERYNKVIDIWASANEKVSKAMMANLSKETVINRDGEEEQQESFNSIYMMADSGARGSAAQIRQLAGMRGLMAKPDGSIIETPIVANFREGLNVSQYFISTHGARKGLADTALKTANSGYLTRRLVDVAQDLVVIEDDCGTFEGLTMKPLIEGGDVVEPLRERVLGRVVAQDVFKPGTAEVLVPRNTLLDEAWCDIIEDNSIDEMIVRSVISCDTDFGVCKFCYGRDLARGHIINQGEAIGVVAAQSIGEPGTQLTMRTFHIGGAASRASAENNVQVKNSGTLKLHNAKFVTNSNGKLVIVSRSSELAIIDELGREKERYKVPYGTVLEKLEDDGVAAGEIIAKWDPHTHPIITEVAGSIKFVDMIEGVTMTRQTDELTGLSSIVVLEVGQRPTAGKEMRPMIRLVAADGSDLMIPGTEVPAQYFLPGHAIVNLDDNAPINVGDALARIPQESSKTRDITGGLPRVADLFEARKPKEPAILAEVSGTISFGKETKGKRRLVITPADGGEHYEEMIPKWRNLNVFEGEKVERGEVIADGAEAAHDILRLRGIHNVANYIVNEVQDVYRLQGVKINDKHIEVIIRQMLRKCEIVDAGDSEFLPGEQAEVSRVKIANRELEAQGKQPATFERELLGITKASLATESFISAASFQETTRVLTEAAVGGKSDKLRGLKENVIVGRLIPAGTGYSYHQKRAEAAAKPAVTEATSISASEAEQNLADLLNLAGSND; via the coding sequence GTGAAAGATTTATTAAAGTTTCTGAAACAGCAAAGCAAGACTGAAGAATTTGATGGAATCAAGATTGGCCTAGCGTCACCTGATTTGATCCGTTCTTGGTCTTTTGGTGAAGTTAAGAAGCCAGAAACCATTAACTACCGTACATTCAAGCCTGAACGTGAAGGCTTATTCTGTGCACGTATTTTTGGTCCAGTAAAAGATTACGAATGTTTATGCGGTAAGTATAAGCGTCTTAAGCACCGTGGTGTGATCTGTGAAAAGTGTGGCGTTGAAGTTACACAGACTAAAGTACGTCGTGAGCGTATGGGTCACATCGATCTTGCTAGCCCAGTGGCACACATTTGGTTCTTGAAGTCACTTCCGTCTCGTATCGGTTTGATGCTTGACATGACTCTTCGTGATATCGAACGTGTACTTTACTTCGAATCTTTCGTAGTAATCGAGCCTGGCATGACCAGCCTTGAGCGCGGTCAAATGCTGACAGAAGAAAACTATCTGGATGCATTGGAAGAGTACGGTGATGAATTCGACGCCAAGATGGGTGCTGAAGCAGTTCTAGAATTGCTACGTGCTATCGATCTTGAGAAAGAAATTGAAATGATGCGCGAAGAACTGCCATCAATCAATTCTGAGACTCGTCGTAAGAAGGTCACTAAGCGTCTTAAGCTTGTTGAGGCATTCTTCACATCAGGTAACAAGCCTGAGTGGATGATCCTTAAAGTGCTACCGGTTCTACCACCAGATCTACGTCCTCTAGTTCCACTAGATGGCGGACGTTTTGCTACCTCTGATTTGAACGACCTTTACCGTCGTGTAATCAACCGTAACAACCGTCTAAAGCGTCTGTTAGATCTAGCTGCTCCAGATATCATCGTACGTAACGAAAAGCGTATGTTGCAAGAATCTGTTGATGCGCTATTGGATAACGGTCGTCGTGGTCGTGCTATTACAGGTTCTAACAAGCGTCCGCTTAAATCTTTGGCCGATATGATCAAAGGTAAGCAAGGTCGTTTCCGTCAGAACTTGCTAGGTAAGCGTGTTGACTATTCTGGTCGTTCGGTAATTACCGTAGGTCCTACTTTACGTCTACACCAGTGTGGTCTTCCTAAGAAGATGGCACTTGAGCTATTCAAGCCATTCATCTATGGCAAGCTAGAAGGTCGTGGCTTAGCGACTACCATTAAAGCTGCTAAGAAGATGGTTGAGCGCGAAGTTCCAGAAGTTTGGGACGTGCTAGATGACGTGATCCGCGAACACCCAGTGATGCTTAACCGTGCACCAACACTGCACAGACTAGGTATCCAGGCATTTGAGCCAGTACTAATCGAAGGTAAAGCGATTCAGCTTCACCCATTGGTTTGTGCGGCATACAACGCCGACTTCGACGGTGACCAAATGGCTGTTCACGTGCCACTAACTCTGGAAGCACAGTTAGAAGCACGTTCACTAATGATGTCAACCAACAACATCTTGTCACCTGCAAACGGTGAGCCGGTGATTACACCATCTCAAGACGTTGTATTGGGTCTTTACTACACAAGCCGTGAGCGTATTAACGGCAAGGGTGAAGGCATGGCGTTCTCTGATGTGGCTGAAGCTGAAAAAGCTTACCGCACAGGTGTTGCTGAGCTACATGCTCGCGTTAAGGTACGTATTACCGAAACTGCGACCAATGAAGCTGGCGAAAAAGTGAAGACACGTCGTATCGTAGATACAACGGTTGGTCGTGCATTGCTTTCACAGATCCTGCCTAAAGGTCTTTCTTATGATTTGGTTAACCAAAACATGGGTAAGAAGCAGATCTCTAAGCTATTGAACACTTGTTACCGTCAACTAGGTCTTAAAGATACTGTTATCTTTGCTGACCAATTGATGTATACCGGTTTCCATTTTGCAACTATCTCGGGTGCCTCTGTAGGTATCGACGATATGGTTATTCCAGATGAGAAATACACCTTAGTTGCTGACGCAGAAGCGGAAGTTCTTGAAATTCAAGAGCAGTTCCAATCAGGTCTAGTAACCGCTGGTGAGCGTTACAACAAAGTAATCGATATCTGGGCAAGTGCGAACGAAAAAGTTTCTAAAGCGATGATGGCTAACCTGTCTAAAGAGACAGTGATTAACCGTGATGGCGAAGAGGAACAACAAGAATCGTTCAACAGCATCTACATGATGGCCGACTCAGGCGCTCGTGGTAGTGCTGCACAGATTCGACAGTTGGCCGGTATGCGTGGTCTGATGGCTAAGCCAGATGGCTCAATCATCGAAACCCCAATTGTGGCTAACTTCCGTGAAGGTCTAAACGTATCTCAGTACTTTATTTCTACTCACGGTGCGCGTAAAGGTCTTGCGGATACGGCATTGAAGACAGCTAACTCTGGTTACCTGACTCGTCGTCTAGTAGACGTTGCTCAAGATTTAGTTGTAATCGAAGATGACTGTGGAACGTTCGAAGGTCTGACTATGAAACCGCTTATTGAAGGTGGTGATGTAGTTGAGCCGTTACGTGAACGTGTTCTTGGTCGTGTTGTTGCACAAGATGTGTTCAAGCCTGGTACTGCAGAAGTACTTGTGCCACGTAACACGCTTCTAGACGAAGCATGGTGTGACATCATTGAAGATAACTCTATCGACGAAATGATTGTTCGCTCAGTCATCAGCTGTGATACAGACTTCGGTGTTTGTAAGTTCTGTTATGGTCGTGATTTGGCCCGTGGTCATATCATCAACCAAGGTGAAGCGATTGGTGTTGTTGCTGCTCAGTCTATTGGTGAGCCAGGAACACAGCTTACGATGCGTACTTTCCACATCGGTGGTGCGGCATCTCGAGCTTCAGCTGAGAACAACGTTCAAGTTAAGAACTCTGGTACGCTTAAGTTACACAATGCTAAGTTTGTAACTAACAGCAACGGTAAGCTGGTAATCGTATCTCGTTCTTCTGAGCTAGCTATTATTGATGAGCTAGGTCGTGAGAAAGAGCGTTATAAGGTTCCTTACGGTACTGTACTTGAGAAGTTGGAAGATGACGGCGTAGCTGCTGGCGAGATTATCGCTAAGTGGGATCCGCATACTCACCCAATTATCACAGAAGTGGCGGGTAGTATTAAGTTCGTAGATATGATTGAAGGTGTCACTATGACACGTCAAACAGACGAACTAACTGGTCTGTCTTCAATCGTGGTTCTAGAAGTAGGTCAACGTCCTACAGCTGGTAAAGAGATGCGCCCTATGATCCGTCTAGTTGCTGCTGATGGTAGCGACTTGATGATCCCAGGTACTGAAGTACCTGCGCAATACTTCTTGCCTGGTCACGCGATTGTGAACCTTGATGATAACGCACCAATTAACGTTGGTGATGCATTAGCACGTATTCCTCAAGAATCTTCTAAGACTCGCGATATTACCGGTGGTCTACCACGCGTAGCTGACTTGTTCGAAGCGCGTAAGCCAAAAGAGCCTGCAATTCTTGCTGAAGTATCGGGAACTATCTCGTTCGGTAAAGAAACCAAAGGTAAGCGTCGTCTAGTAATCACCCCTGCAGATGGTGGTGAGCACTATGAAGAGATGATCCCTAAGTGGCGTAACCTAAACGTGTTCGAAGGTGAAAAAGTTGAACGCGGTGAAGTTATTGCTGATGGTGCAGAAGCGGCACACGACATTCTACGTCTACGTGGTATCCACAATGTGGCTAACTACATCGTGAATGAAGTACAGGACGTTTACCGTCTACAGGGCGTTAAGATCAACGATAAGCACATTGAGGTGATTATTCGCCAGATGCTGCGTAAGTGTGAGATTGTTGACGCTGGTGACAGTGAATTCCTACCGGGTGAACAAGCTGAAGTATCTCGTGTTAAGATCGCTAACCGCGAACTTGAAGCACAAGGTAAGCAGCCTGCTACATTCGAGCGTGAACTTCTTGGTATTACCAAGGCATCACTTGCGACTGAATCGTTCATCTCTGCAGCATCGTTCCAGGAGACCACTCGTGTTCTTACTGAAGCCGCTGTTGGTGGTAAGAGCGATAAATTACGTGGTCTGAAAGAGAACGTAATTGTTGGTCGTCTAATCCCTGCTGGTACGGGTTACTCATACCACCAGAAGCGTGCTGAAGCTGCTGCTAAACCAGCTGTGACAGAAGCTACCTCGATTAGTGCAAGTGAAGCTGAGCAGAACCTTGCAGATCTTCTAAATCTAGCTGGTAGCAACGATTAA